One genomic window of Desulfuromonas sp. AOP6 includes the following:
- the murD gene encoding UDP-N-acetylmuramoyl-L-alanine--D-glutamate ligase: MKRDFTGKQIVVVGAGRTGVALCAYFSRRGARVTLSDQRSAERIENLASLPKDTLTDFGGHTESLFQAADLIAISPGVPLSVPAIAKAAAAGVPVLGEIEVAFAEIEAPLIAITGTNGKSTTTTVMGEVFQAWGKKTFVGGNLGTPLIEAVDAGSWQWLVAELSSFQLEAIQHFRPRYALLLNVSEDHLDRYVDMEAYVQAKARIFVNQTADDVAVLNAEDATVCALGQSLTARKVYFSSARILDEGMGFDGTHIVWNWQGQTHRFLLAELRLKGLHNVENVMAALIPPLMEGCPATTAWQATCKFSGLAHRMVPVRSLGGVTWYDDSKGTNVGSVVKSLSGLPAPVTLIAGGKDKGGDYQPLVEMVKDRVSHLILIGQAAGRIEQCLGNLTHTIRAASLEEAVHLAHELTPAGGTVLLSPGCSSFDMFSSYIERGERFAALVMDLPEKKRN, translated from the coding sequence ATGAAAAGGGATTTCACGGGAAAACAGATTGTCGTGGTGGGCGCTGGGCGCACGGGAGTGGCCCTGTGCGCTTATTTCAGCCGCCGTGGCGCCCGTGTGACCCTGTCGGATCAGCGCTCCGCCGAACGGATCGAAAATCTCGCGAGTCTGCCGAAAGATACCCTGACCGATTTTGGCGGTCATACAGAATCACTTTTTCAGGCAGCCGACCTGATTGCCATCAGCCCGGGTGTTCCCTTGAGCGTACCCGCTATCGCCAAGGCCGCGGCCGCTGGAGTACCCGTGCTTGGGGAAATTGAAGTCGCCTTTGCTGAAATCGAGGCTCCCCTGATCGCCATCACCGGCACCAATGGCAAGTCGACGACGACGACGGTCATGGGCGAAGTGTTTCAGGCCTGGGGGAAAAAGACCTTTGTGGGGGGGAATCTGGGGACGCCGCTGATCGAGGCGGTCGATGCTGGATCCTGGCAGTGGCTGGTGGCGGAATTGTCCTCTTTTCAGCTTGAAGCGATCCAGCACTTCCGTCCAAGATACGCCCTGCTGCTGAATGTCAGTGAAGATCACCTGGACCGCTATGTGGATATGGAAGCTTACGTGCAGGCCAAGGCGAGGATCTTTGTCAATCAGACAGCCGACGACGTGGCCGTGCTCAACGCCGAGGACGCCACTGTGTGCGCCCTCGGCCAAAGCCTTACCGCCCGTAAAGTCTATTTCTCTTCGGCTAGGATCCTTGATGAGGGGATGGGGTTTGACGGAACGCATATCGTCTGGAACTGGCAAGGGCAGACGCATCGATTCCTTCTGGCCGAGCTGCGCCTCAAGGGACTGCACAATGTGGAAAACGTCATGGCAGCCCTTATCCCGCCGTTGATGGAAGGCTGCCCGGCCACGACGGCCTGGCAGGCGACCTGTAAGTTTAGTGGTCTCGCCCATCGCATGGTGCCTGTCCGCTCTCTGGGAGGGGTGACCTGGTACGATGATTCCAAGGGCACCAACGTCGGCAGCGTCGTCAAGAGCCTCTCCGGTCTGCCGGCGCCGGTGACCCTTATCGCCGGTGGCAAGGACAAGGGCGGAGACTATCAGCCCCTGGTGGAGATGGTCAAAGACAGGGTGAGCCATCTTATCCTCATTGGGCAGGCGGCAGGGCGCATCGAGCAGTGTCTGGGAAACCTGACGCATACCATACGGGCTGCAAGCCTGGAAGAAGCGGTGCACCTGGCCCATGAGCTGACCCCGGCAGGGGGAACGGTGCTGCTTTCGCCCGGCTGTTCAAGTTTCGACATGTTCTCGAGTTACATCGAGCGAGGGGAGCGTTTTGCCGCCCTGGTCATGGATTTGCCGGAAAAGAAGAGGAACTGA
- the ftsW gene encoding putative lipid II flippase FtsW, producing MERRGEFDNTILLLAVVLTCLGVVMVYSSSSIMADRRYADGFYFLKRQGVYAILGFALMAAAMHVNYQVLRRLAVPFLFGCVLLLGAVFLPGLGLSAGGASRWIRLAGISIQPSELAKLGLILYMAHSLAKKKGKIKSLTWGFLPYMLVLALLLFFLLLQPDLGAAITLGCVAMVMLFVAGTRLVYFLSAMILTTPFLYFLVMNVDYRRRRIFAFLNPWDDPTNTGFQIIQSWIAFGTGGPFGNGLGEGRQKLFYLPEAHTDFIFSVIGEELGFAGVFVITAMFLLLVLRGIRAAQAAPDDFGKYLAFGISLLIGLEAFVNFAVVMGMLPTKGLALPFLSYGGTSLVTTLLAVGVLLSVSRQAKGDGI from the coding sequence ATGGAGAGGCGGGGAGAATTCGACAATACCATTCTACTGCTGGCGGTCGTGCTGACCTGTCTGGGGGTGGTCATGGTCTATTCATCCTCCTCGATCATGGCAGACAGGCGCTATGCCGATGGTTTCTATTTTCTCAAACGTCAAGGGGTATATGCCATTTTGGGCTTTGCTCTCATGGCCGCGGCGATGCATGTCAATTATCAGGTGCTGCGGCGGCTGGCTGTGCCCTTCCTGTTCGGTTGCGTCCTGCTGCTGGGGGCGGTTTTTCTGCCGGGGCTGGGATTAAGCGCAGGCGGTGCCTCGCGGTGGATTCGGCTGGCGGGCATCTCCATTCAGCCTTCAGAACTGGCCAAACTGGGACTCATCCTGTATATGGCCCATTCATTGGCCAAGAAGAAAGGCAAGATCAAGAGTCTGACCTGGGGATTTCTCCCCTATATGCTGGTACTGGCTCTGCTTCTTTTCTTTCTGTTGCTGCAACCGGATCTCGGCGCCGCTATCACACTGGGCTGCGTGGCCATGGTCATGCTCTTTGTGGCTGGAACACGTCTAGTCTATTTTCTGTCGGCGATGATTTTGACGACGCCTTTTCTGTACTTTCTGGTGATGAACGTCGACTACCGCCGCCGGCGCATCTTCGCATTTCTCAATCCCTGGGATGATCCGACCAACACCGGGTTCCAGATCATTCAGAGCTGGATTGCTTTCGGCACTGGTGGCCCCTTTGGCAACGGTCTGGGTGAAGGGAGGCAAAAGCTGTTTTATCTGCCGGAGGCCCATACGGATTTCATCTTTTCCGTCATTGGCGAAGAACTGGGCTTTGCCGGTGTTTTTGTCATCACCGCCATGTTTCTTCTTCTGGTGTTGCGGGGTATCCGGGCGGCCCAGGCAGCTCCGGACGATTTCGGAAAATATCTGGCCTTCGGCATATCGCTCCTTATCGGTCTGGAGGCCTTTGTGAACTTTGCCGTGGTGATGGGCATGCTGCCAACCAAAGGGTTAGCTTTGCCCTTCCTATCCTACGGCGGCACGAGTCTGGTGACGACCCTGCTGGCTGTGGGTGTGTTGCTCAGCGTGTCCCGTCAGGCGAAAGGAGACGGGATATGA
- the mraY gene encoding phospho-N-acetylmuramoyl-pentapeptide-transferase codes for MLYHLLYPLHTEFSALYVFRFITFRAIYATITALVIAFIIGPWVIEKLSMLQIGQTIRKVGPESHFKKEGTPTMGGTLILLAIVGPTLLWADLTNLYVWVTLLVTVGFGVVGFMDDYRKVKRKSSDGLSARQKMLWLMLISLVAASILYVYPPFQTTLAFPFFKGVVPDLGIFYIPFAMVVIVGASNAVNLTDGLDGLAIGPMIIASGTYLLFAYLAGNARLAEYLQISSVQGAGELAVLCGAMVGAGLGFLWFNTYPAQVFMGDVGSLSLGGALGTIAVITKQEIVLVIVGGIFVVEALSVIFQVTSFRLYGKRIFRMAPIHHHFELKGWPEPKIIVRFWIISIILALVALSTLKLR; via the coding sequence ATGCTCTATCATCTGCTCTACCCATTACACACAGAGTTTTCAGCTCTCTATGTGTTCCGTTTTATCACTTTTCGGGCCATTTACGCGACGATTACGGCCCTGGTGATCGCCTTTATCATAGGACCCTGGGTAATCGAAAAGCTTTCGATGCTGCAGATCGGCCAGACCATACGCAAGGTAGGACCGGAATCCCACTTCAAGAAGGAAGGGACGCCCACCATGGGAGGGACGCTGATCCTGCTGGCCATCGTCGGGCCGACGCTGCTGTGGGCAGACCTGACCAATCTGTATGTCTGGGTGACCCTGCTCGTTACTGTTGGTTTTGGGGTAGTGGGTTTCATGGACGACTATCGCAAGGTGAAGCGCAAGAGTAGCGATGGTCTGTCGGCCAGGCAGAAAATGCTCTGGCTTATGCTGATCTCTCTGGTGGCGGCATCTATCCTCTATGTCTATCCGCCATTTCAGACCACCCTGGCTTTCCCCTTTTTCAAAGGGGTCGTGCCCGACCTGGGAATATTCTACATTCCCTTTGCCATGGTTGTTATCGTCGGCGCCAGCAACGCCGTGAACCTGACGGATGGACTGGACGGGCTGGCCATCGGGCCAATGATCATCGCCTCCGGCACTTATCTGCTCTTTGCCTATCTGGCCGGCAATGCCAGGCTGGCCGAGTATCTGCAGATCAGCAGCGTCCAGGGGGCTGGCGAATTGGCGGTGTTGTGTGGGGCCATGGTGGGCGCCGGGCTGGGATTTCTCTGGTTCAATACCTATCCCGCCCAGGTTTTTATGGGCGATGTGGGCAGCCTCTCCTTGGGGGGGGCCCTGGGAACGATCGCGGTTATTACCAAGCAGGAGATCGTCCTGGTTATTGTGGGCGGCATATTTGTTGTCGAGGCGCTGTCCGTTATCTTTCAGGTGACCTCGTTCCGCCTTTACGGCAAGCGGATCTTCCGCATGGCGCCCATCCACCATCACTTCGAACTCAAGGGCTGGCCGGAACCGAAGATCATCGTGAGGTTCTGGATTATCAGTATCATTCTGGCTCTGGTGGCGTTATCCACCCTGAAGCTGAGGTAG
- the murC gene encoding UDP-N-acetylmuramate--L-alanine ligase encodes MYGKIRKIHFVGIGGIGMSGIAEVLLNLGYQVSGSDLRESEITQRLAGLGGEIVYGHQAENLRDADVVVISTAVRKDNPEVVEAHRRLIPVIPRAEMLAELMRMKYGIAIGGTHGKTTTTSMVATILSHAGIDPTAVIGGRLDSLGSNAKLGQGKFLVAEADESDGTILKLSPTIAVVTNVDADHLDFYCDMDHIRDTFVEFINKVPFFGLAVLCLDDANIQALIPRVKKRFVTYGLASQADFHATDIRHEGHRTSFVLHQGGEELGRVSFNMPGRHNVLNALAAVAVARELDIPFATIVEGFHDFGGVQRRFQVRHDDSKVMVIDDYGHHPAEIKVTLAAARTGWDRRVVAVFQPHRYSRTKALFDDFVTAFYQADHLVVMDIYAAGEEAIEGVEAADLAAGIAGHGHKDVHYISGVEAVVDHLAAVVKEGDIVITLGAGNVWQVGEKFAQRLRNKG; translated from the coding sequence ATGTACGGAAAGATTCGAAAAATTCATTTTGTGGGAATTGGCGGCATTGGCATGAGTGGCATTGCCGAGGTCCTGCTCAATCTCGGATACCAGGTGTCCGGCTCCGATCTGCGCGAGTCGGAAATTACCCAGCGCCTGGCCGGACTGGGAGGGGAAATCGTTTATGGCCACCAGGCCGAGAATCTTCGTGATGCCGATGTCGTGGTCATCTCCACCGCAGTGCGCAAAGACAATCCTGAGGTGGTGGAAGCACACCGTCGCTTGATCCCGGTTATCCCGCGCGCCGAAATGCTCGCTGAGCTGATGCGCATGAAATACGGTATTGCCATCGGTGGTACCCATGGCAAGACGACCACCACCAGCATGGTGGCCACTATTCTCTCCCACGCCGGTATCGATCCGACGGCAGTGATCGGGGGGCGTCTGGATTCTCTGGGATCTAACGCCAAGCTCGGGCAGGGAAAGTTTCTGGTGGCGGAAGCGGACGAATCGGACGGAACTATTTTGAAGCTGTCCCCAACCATTGCGGTGGTGACCAACGTCGATGCCGATCATCTCGATTTCTACTGTGACATGGATCATATTCGCGACACTTTTGTGGAGTTCATCAATAAGGTGCCCTTTTTCGGGCTGGCGGTCCTCTGTCTGGACGATGCCAATATCCAGGCCCTGATCCCCAGGGTTAAGAAGCGTTTCGTGACCTACGGACTGGCCAGCCAGGCTGATTTTCACGCCACCGATATCCGTCATGAGGGGCATCGAACCTCGTTTGTCCTTCACCAGGGTGGTGAGGAGCTGGGACGTGTTTCCTTCAACATGCCGGGCCGCCACAATGTGCTCAACGCGCTGGCAGCGGTGGCTGTGGCCAGGGAACTTGACATCCCCTTCGCGACCATTGTCGAGGGCTTTCATGATTTCGGCGGGGTCCAGAGGCGCTTCCAGGTCCGCCACGATGACAGCAAAGTCATGGTGATTGATGACTATGGCCATCACCCGGCCGAAATAAAAGTGACCCTGGCGGCAGCCCGCACTGGTTGGGACCGGCGGGTGGTGGCGGTATTTCAGCCCCACCGCTACAGTCGCACCAAGGCGCTGTTCGACGATTTCGTCACCGCATTTTATCAAGCCGACCATCTGGTGGTCATGGACATCTATGCCGCGGGCGAGGAGGCGATTGAGGGGGTGGAGGCCGCGGATCTGGCGGCCGGAATCGCCGGGCACGGTCACAAGGATGTGCATTATATTTCCGGCGTCGAAGCCGTGGTCGACCATCTGGCCGCCGTTGTAAAAGAGGGGGATATCGTTATCACTCTCGGCGCCGGCAACGTCTGGCAGGTCGGAGAGAAGTTCGCTCAACGCCTGCGGAATAAAGGCTAA
- the murG gene encoding undecaprenyldiphospho-muramoylpentapeptide beta-N-acetylglucosaminyltransferase, translating to MRLLLAGGGTGGHLFPAVAIAERLLEVEPEAVVHFVGTKKGLEARVLPTLGWPLSTIDIGGFVGKGLGAKLALAPQLIKSIRQSLRLLEDFKPDVVIGVGGYASGPVGVAARIKGIPFILHEQNAWPGLTNRLLSRWADRICISFPEAAQAFPEGKTVLTGNPPRQGMEQCPAPPEGKPTILVFGGSRGARAINEAMVAALQHLQDLRDKLVIIHQSGTEDLEKVRAQYAEAGWDSEAVVPFIDDMAAAYSQAHLVVCRAGATTLTELTACGRPAILIPYPHAAGDHQSANARALVVKGAALMVPQSELCGVSLATLIRNMIYDHHQLVTMASAAKAQGIEGAADSILKQCREVIG from the coding sequence ATGAGACTTCTTCTGGCCGGCGGTGGCACCGGAGGCCATCTCTTTCCTGCCGTGGCGATTGCCGAACGCCTGTTGGAAGTGGAGCCGGAGGCGGTCGTGCATTTCGTCGGCACGAAGAAAGGTCTGGAAGCCAGAGTGTTGCCAACCCTCGGTTGGCCCCTGTCCACCATTGATATAGGTGGGTTTGTCGGCAAGGGCCTGGGGGCCAAACTAGCCCTGGCGCCCCAGTTGATTAAAAGTATCCGGCAATCCCTGCGGTTGCTGGAAGATTTTAAGCCGGATGTGGTGATCGGCGTGGGTGGATATGCCTCGGGTCCGGTGGGTGTCGCGGCCAGGATCAAGGGCATTCCTTTCATTCTGCACGAACAGAATGCCTGGCCCGGGCTGACCAATCGACTGCTTTCCCGCTGGGCCGACAGGATATGTATTTCTTTCCCTGAAGCTGCTCAGGCTTTTCCCGAGGGCAAGACGGTGCTGACGGGGAACCCGCCCAGACAGGGAATGGAGCAGTGTCCGGCGCCCCCCGAGGGAAAGCCCACGATTCTGGTGTTTGGTGGCAGTCGGGGCGCCCGTGCCATCAATGAAGCCATGGTGGCAGCTCTGCAGCATCTGCAGGATCTGCGCGATAAGCTTGTCATTATTCACCAGAGCGGCACCGAGGATCTGGAAAAGGTTCGTGCTCAATATGCCGAGGCGGGTTGGGATTCGGAGGCGGTGGTGCCGTTTATCGATGACATGGCCGCCGCATACAGTCAGGCCCATCTGGTAGTCTGCAGGGCAGGGGCGACGACCCTGACCGAACTGACGGCCTGTGGCCGCCCGGCCATCCTGATACCCTATCCCCACGCGGCTGGGGATCACCAAAGCGCCAATGCCAGAGCGCTGGTCGTCAAAGGCGCCGCCCTCATGGTGCCCCAGTCGGAGCTGTGTGGTGTCAGTCTGGCGACCCTGATTCGCAACATGATCTATGATCACCACCAATTGGTCACTATGGCCAGTGCGGCCAAAGCTCAGGGCATAGAGGGTGCCGCCGATAGTATCCTGAAGCAGTGTCGGGAAGTGATCGGCTGA